Genomic segment of Acidimicrobiales bacterium:
CCACCGGTCCCGGCGGTGATCGATTCGAGTTCGTCGGCCTGGGGAGCCGTCCGGGGGAATCCGTCGAGCAGGACTCCGTTCGTCACGATGTCGTCTCGGGCCAGACGGTCGGCGACGATCCCACACATGACGTCGTCGGGAACGAGCTCGCCCCGTTCCATGAGCTCACCCGCGCGTCGGCCGAGTTCGGTCTCACCGGTGACCGCCGCGCGCAACATGTCCCCGGTCGACACGTGCACCAGACCGAATACGTCGACGATGAGCGCACTCTGGGTGCCCTTGCCCGACCCCTGACGGCCGAGAATGACAACGGTCGGAGAGTTCCCGCGGCGTGGCTCGCCCGGGTCGGTCACTTCAGGAAGCCCTCGTAGTTGCGCATCATGAGCTGGCTGTCGATCTGCTTCATTGTCTCG
This window contains:
- a CDS encoding adenylate kinase; this translates as MTDPGEPRRGNSPTVVILGRQGSGKGTQSALIVDVFGLVHVSTGDMLRAAVTGETELGRRAGELMERGELVPDDVMCGIVADRLARDDIVTNGVLLDGFPRTAPQADELESITAGTGGIDIALNLEVPVAEVTRRMLERGRSDDSREAIQRRLHLYEEQTSPLIEWFSERDLLTVVDGMGTTDEVFARIRSVLEDVLD